The Streptomyces sp. 135 sequence CGATCCCCTCGACGCTCGCCGGGATCTGCAACGCGACGTCGCCACTGTGGGGCATGGCCCTGTCGCTCGTCGCGCTCTCCGAGGACCGCCCGACCCGGCGCCGCGTCGCGGGCCTGGGCATCGGCTTCTTCGGGGTGCTCACGGTGCTGGGCGCCTGGCAGGGCTTCAGCGGTCTCGACGTCACCGGCACGGTACTGGCGCTGCTCGCCTCGCTCAGCTACCCGATCGGCTGGATCTACGTCCGCCGCACCCTGGCCGGTGCGGGCCACTCGAACCTCTCCCTGACGGGCGCGCAGTTGCTGCTGGCGACGGTCGAACTGGCCGTGGTCACCCCGCTGTTCACCTCGATGCCGACGAGTTTCCCGGTCGTGCCGCTGCTGGCGATCGTGGCGCTGGGCGCCCTCGGCACGGGGCTCGCCTTCCTGTTGCAGTACGCCCTGGTCTCCGAGGTCGGCCCGACCACCGCCCAGATGGTCACGTACTTCGTCCCGGTCATCGCGACCGCCGCGGGCGTGGCCGTGCTCGGCGAGTCCCTGAGCTGGTCGACGCCGGTCGGCGCGGTGATCGTCCTGGCGGGCGCGGCACTCACCCAGTCCCGACCACGCGCGACGCCACCCCAGCTGGACGCGCACCCCAGCCGCCCCCCGAACCACGCGTCCCACCACTGAACGACCACCAGGGGCGCGGGGAACTGCGCGAGCAACCACACACAACCCGCACACGCCAAAGCACAAACCCCGGCAGACACAACCGCGCCCCAACGCCGCCCCCGTCACCCCGTCACCCGCAACCCCCGTCACCCATAACGCCGCGCCGGCACGGACCCCACCGCCGAGGCCACCGCATCCGCCAGCGGGACGATGTCCTCCCCGGTAAGCGCCGCAACGGTGACGCGGACCCCGGGCGGCGCGCTCAGCCGGAACCGCGCCCCCGGAGCGACGGCCCACCCGGCGTGCAACAGCCGGGCCACCGCCCCGGTCTCGTCCGGCACCGGCACCCATACGTTCATGCCACTACGCCCCCGCGCCGGTACGCCCCGCTCGGCGAGCGCCGCGATCAGCGCGTCCCGCCGGCGCGCGTACGACGCCGCCACCACCGCGGGGTCGACCGCGCCGCCCTCCCAGAGCCGCACCACGGCACGCTGGAGCAGCAGGCTCACCCAGCCGGGGCCGAGCCGCTGCCGCCCCTGCACCCGGTCGACGGTGACGGGATCCCCGGTCAGCACGGCG is a genomic window containing:
- a CDS encoding DMT family transporter, which gives rise to MSTPPPRSRTAAATAAPSARPPGRPALDWRLRFGILSLIWGFSFLLIKVGTEAYAPFQVTLGRLVFGTAVVAAVLVVKRERLPRGARTWLHLAVAALFLNALPFSLFAYAELTIPSTLAGICNATSPLWGMALSLVALSEDRPTRRRVAGLGIGFFGVLTVLGAWQGFSGLDVTGTVLALLASLSYPIGWIYVRRTLAGAGHSNLSLTGAQLLLATVELAVVTPLFTSMPTSFPVVPLLAIVALGALGTGLAFLLQYALVSEVGPTTAQMVTYFVPVIATAAGVAVLGESLSWSTPVGAVIVLAGAALTQSRPRATPPQLDAHPSRPPNHASHH